The stretch of DNA TACGCGAGGCGATGAATCTGTTCTTGCCGATCTACGAGGCCGCCTGGCTCGACCTGATGCGTCGACGCTTGGGATTTCGGACCGCCGAGGACGATGACAAAGCGCTGGTGCAAGGCCTGCTGCAGTTGATGCAGGACAGCGCGATTGACTATACGAACTTCTTTCGTGAGCTCGGTAGCAATGCGCCCGAGCAGGCTCTGGCCCGTCTGCGCAACGACTTTATCGACATCAAGGCCTTCGACGCCTGGGCTGCGACTTACCGCCAGCGCACCGAACGCGAAGGTGACACCCAAGCCGAGCGGCAGGCGCGCATGCATGCCGTCAATCCCAAGTTCATTCTGCGCAATTACCTCGCCCAGCAGGTCATCGAGGCCGCAGAGGCTGGAGACTACGGTCCAGTGCGCGAATTCCATACCGTGCTCAGCCGCCCTTTCGATGAGCAGCCCGGCATGGAGCGCTACGCTGAACGGCCACCGGAATGGGGCAAGCACCTGGAGATCAGCTGTTCGTCTTGAGCCATGGCGCTGCGCAAGATGCTGCGCAGCATCAAGCGCGGGACAGCGGCCGTCTCCGCCGCATCGCGCGCCACCACTGCGCTCGCGTGAACATGCGCCAAACCTTGCGCAATGGCTGGCAGGATGTTGCCCAACGGTCTGTGCGCCGACACGCAGAGTGTCTCTAGCTTCGCATCGCGAATATAGATAACTCCTTGATAAACATCGGTTTTATGTAAAATGGCACGCGCCTTGTAATGACTTGCCAGCCATTCCGGCATTTAGCACAAGCAAGGAGAGCATCATGCCAACACCCGCGTATCTATCCCTCGAAGGCACCAAGCAAGGCCTGATCACCGCAGGCACTTTCACCGAGGACTCGGTCGGCAATATTTTCCAGGAAGGACACGAAGACCAGATTCTGGTGCAGGCTTTCCAACACCAAGTCATCATCCCGCGCGATCCGCAGTCGGGTCAGCCCACCGGCCAGCGCGTGCACAAGCCGCTGATGATCACCAAGGTCTTCGACAAGTCGTCGCCGCTGATCTTCAACTCCCTGACCTCCGGTGAGCGTCTGAACAAGTGCCGCCTGGAGTGGTACCGCACGTCCTCCACCGGCACCCAGGAACATTACTTCACCATCGAACTGGAAGATGCGGTCATCGTCGACGTGCAGTCGCGCATGCCCAACTGCCAGGACCCGAACATGTCCCACTTCACTCACCTGGAAGACGTGTACTTTACCTACCGCAAAATCGTCTGGACCCACGAAGTTTCCGGCACTTCGGGCTCCGATGACTGGCGCACCCCGATCGCCAGCTAAGGCGGTCTCCCTGTGAAGGGCTTCAGTCGGGCGCACCTCGGCTGAAGCGTTTTTGCGAAGCAGTTGCAGATTTTTGAACCGCAGCGATGCGATGCGCGACCCAGCGCAAAGCCGCGCCGCGGGAGCGTGGTACATCAAGGCCCCCGCATGCGCCCTGGCGCAATCCCATGGACGGATCCAGGAGGAACAAGGATGTTCGCCCCCGCCAACCAGACCCATTTTTCCCTGCACATCGAAGGCGTCAAACATGACCTTCAGGTGCTTGAATTCCATGGCCACGAGGCCATCAGCAAGCCCTACCGCTTCGAACTGGAGCTGGTGAGCGAACGCCCAGATCTGGACCTTGAAAGCCTGCTGCACCAATCCGCTTTTCTGGCATTCACTGCAAGCGGGGGCGGCATTCACGGCCAGGTTTATCGCGCCGCCCAAGGTGAATCCGGCAAGCGGCTGACCCGCTATCGGCTGGTCCTAGTCCCCAAGCTCGCCTATCTGGCGCACCGGACCAATCAGCGCATTTTCCAGAATCTCTCAGTCCCACAAATCATCGCCCGGGTACTCGAAGAGCACGGCATCCTTGCCGGCGACGGCCACCGTTTCGACCTGGGTCCAGTGATCTATCCCGAGCGCGATTACTGCGTTCAGTACGACGAAACCGACCTGCACTTCATCCAGCGCCTCTGCGAGGAAGAAGGCATTCACTACCACTTCCAGCACAGCCCAACCGGGCACATGCTGGTGTTCGGCGACGACCAGACGGTGTTCCCCACCCTTGCTCCGGTCGCCTATCAGCAGGACAGCGGGCTGGTTGCCGATGAGCCGGTTATCAAGCGCTTCGGCGTGCGCGTCGAGACGCGCACCAGCCGCGTCACCCGCCGCGATTATGACTTTGAAAAACCTCGGCTAACGATGGAAGCGGCTGCCCAAAGCCCAGAAAAGCCAGACCTTGAGGACTATGACTATCCTGGCCGTTTCGTCGACCGCGAGCGTGGCAAGCACTTATCCCGTCGCGCCCTGGAACGCCACCGCCACGACTTCGAACAGGCCGAAGGCGACAGCGACCAGCCGCTGCTGGTCAGCGGCCACTTCCTTCCACTGACCGCGCACCCACGTGGCGGCTGGAATCAGCTATGGCTGCTCAGCGAAGTTTCCCATGAAGGCAAGCAACCGCAGGTGCTGGAGGAGTCGGTTAGCGACGCGTCCGATTTACAGGATGTTCGTCACGACGAGGACGCCTTTACCCAAGGCTACCGCAACCGCTTTACCGCAACCCCATGGGCGACGCCTTTTCGTCCACCGAGCAGTCATCTCAAATCCCGCATTCTTGGCAGCCAAAGCGCCGTGGTCACCGGCCCTGCCGGCGAAGAGATCCACTGTGATGAGTACGGCCGGGTAAAGGTCCAGTTTTTCTGGGATCGCGAAGGCAAGGCAGACGAGCACACCAGCTGCTGGCTGCGCGTATCCAGCAGCTGGGCCGGCGACCGTTACGGTGGCATCGCCATTCCCCGCGTCGGCATGGAAGTGCTGGTCACCTTCCTGGAAGGAGACCCCGACCAGCCACTGATCACCGGCTGCCTGTACCACAAGGAAAACGCGGTCCCCTACGGCCTGCCCGCGAACAAGACCCGCAGCGTGTTCAAAACCCTGAGCAGTCCGGGCGGTGGTGGTTACAACGAACTGCGCATCGAAGACCGCAAGGGCGCCGAGCAGATCTACGTCCACGCCCAGCGCGACTGGGACGAAAATATTGAACACGACCAGACGATCCGCGTCGGCCACGAACGCCACGACACCGTCGAGGCCAACAGCTACAGCGAGTTCCGCGCCGAAGAACACCGCACCACCCACGGCGACCGCCGCAGCGAAGTCAAAGCAGACGACCACCTGACCGTTGGCAACAACCAGCAGGTGAAAATCGGCACTGGCCAGTTTGTCGAAGCCGGAAACGAAATCCA from Pseudomonas sp. DNDY-54 encodes:
- a CDS encoding Hcp family type VI secretion system effector: MPTPAYLSLEGTKQGLITAGTFTEDSVGNIFQEGHEDQILVQAFQHQVIIPRDPQSGQPTGQRVHKPLMITKVFDKSSPLIFNSLTSGERLNKCRLEWYRTSSTGTQEHYFTIELEDAVIVDVQSRMPNCQDPNMSHFTHLEDVYFTYRKIVWTHEVSGTSGSDDWRTPIAS
- a CDS encoding type VI secretion system tip protein VgrG, with translation MFAPANQTHFSLHIEGVKHDLQVLEFHGHEAISKPYRFELELVSERPDLDLESLLHQSAFLAFTASGGGIHGQVYRAAQGESGKRLTRYRLVLVPKLAYLAHRTNQRIFQNLSVPQIIARVLEEHGILAGDGHRFDLGPVIYPERDYCVQYDETDLHFIQRLCEEEGIHYHFQHSPTGHMLVFGDDQTVFPTLAPVAYQQDSGLVADEPVIKRFGVRVETRTSRVTRRDYDFEKPRLTMEAAAQSPEKPDLEDYDYPGRFVDRERGKHLSRRALERHRHDFEQAEGDSDQPLLVSGHFLPLTAHPRGGWNQLWLLSEVSHEGKQPQVLEESVSDASDLQDVRHDEDAFTQGYRNRFTATPWATPFRPPSSHLKSRILGSQSAVVTGPAGEEIHCDEYGRVKVQFFWDREGKADEHTSCWLRVSSSWAGDRYGGIAIPRVGMEVLVTFLEGDPDQPLITGCLYHKENAVPYGLPANKTRSVFKTLSSPGGGGYNELRIEDRKGAEQIYVHAQRDWDENIEHDQTIRVGHERHDTVEANSYSEFRAEEHRTTHGDRRSEVKADDHLTVGNNQQVKIGTGQFVEAGNEIHLSSGLGVVLEAGSELTFKAAGSFVKLDASGITMVGPLIRMNSGGSPGKGSGAAPILPGQVKPADADVPGVPLEALAKQSLVFRHASKGVCEVCEAAKSAEVAT